Within the Enterobacter bugandensis genome, the region TAAAAGTACCTGGTCACGTGAGCTGATTGAGCACAGCGGGAAGTTTGGCATCGTCATCCCCGGCGTGGCGGCAGCTAACTGGACATACGCTGTCGGCAGCGTCAGCGGGCGCGACGAGGACAAATTCAACTGCTACGGGATCCCGGTCGTGAACGGCCCTGAGCTCGGGCTGCCGGTGATTGAAGAAAAATGTCTGGCGTGGATGGAGTGCCGATTACTTCCCGTCACCTCTGCGGCAGAGAAATACGACACGCTGTTTGGAGAAGTGGTTTCAGCGGCAGCCGATGAGCGCGCGTTTGTCGCCGGGCGCTGGCAGTTTGACGGGGATAAGTTGAATACCCTGCATCATTTAGGGGCTGGGACGTTTGTGGCGAGCGGAAAGATGGTGAAGGCGCTGGATTGATTTCCTAAATTATATCCTACTGAATTATAGCGAATTTCTATGGCATTTTATGTTTACTATTGCGTTCTAAAACGGAGGATATTTCCTGAGTTGCAGCATTAGCACTCTCGCGTTAAGGAAATATCAATGACATGGAATAAAGATGGCGCAATCTCATATGCTAAATCACACGCCCAACCGAAGAGCACGGGGTATTGTGCTCACTACGTCTTTTTCCTTCTTGCCCTGTCTCCGCTCGCGGTCGCTGAAAGCGCCAATGCCCCAGGGCTGGCAGCGCTAAAATTCAATCAGTGGTATATGGCTCAGCTAAATGAGGACAAACCGCCCGTTCTGAATCCAGACATCATGAATGAATACGTTGCGTCAGGGACAATTAATGCAATTAAAGAAATGTACTCAGGAGAAAGTAACGAAAAAGACATGCCCGATACGGATATGTTCATCAAATCACAGGATTGGGATGAGGACTGGAATCAGATAACCATCCTGCACTCTGATTTTGACGCCGTTTGCACAACCGTTTATATCGCGTTTGGTAAGAAGCAAGATCACGTTGTTGCAGATTGTCTTATTGAAGAACAAGGGAAATGGAAAGTCCGCTCGGCAACGCTAATTAAATAACATGGGTAATCTCCGTGTCGTAAAAAAAGCACATGGTAGCCCACCGACTACCATGTGCAATTAATTAACTACTTCGCACGCCGCGCAATAATCTCATCCGCCACATTTCGCGGTGCCTCTGCAAAATGATGGAACTCCATCGTGTACGTCGCGCGTCCCTGGGACATCGAGCGCAGCGTGGTGGCGTAGCCAAACATCTCGGCCAGCGGCACATCGGCGCGGATAATCTGGCTTCCGTACTGCTCCGCCATTCCCTGCACCATGCCGCGGCGGGAAGAGAGATCGCCCATGATGTTCCCGGCGTACTCTTCCGGCGTTTCCACTTCCACGTGCATGATCGGCTCAAGGATCACCGGATCCGCCCTGCGAGCGCCCTCCTTGAAGCCGAGGATCGCCGCCATGCGGAACGCCATCTCCGAGGAGTCGACGTCGTGATACGAGCCAAACGTCAGCGTCGCCTTAACATCGACGACCGGATAGCCCGCCAGCACGCCGCTGTTCATCGCTTCCCGCAGCCCTTTCTCCACGGACGGGATATACTCGCGCGGCACCACACCGCCCTTGGTGGCATCTTCAAATACAAAGCCACTTCCGGGCTCCAGCGGCTCCAGGCTCAGGACCACATGACCGTACTGCCCTTTCCCGCCGGACTGTCGGACAAATTTCCCTTCAATATCCTTCACCGCCTTGCGCAGGGTTTCCCGGTAGGTTACCTGCGGACGACCAATGTTCGCCTCGACGCCAAACTCACGCTTCATGCGGTCGACGATAATCTCGAGGTGTAGCTCACCCATCCCGGAGATAATGGTCTGACCGGACTCCTCGTCAGTGTGCAGGCGGAAAGACGGGTCTTCCGCCGCCAGACGCTGCAGCGCAATGCCCATTTTCTCCTGATCGCCTTTGGTTTTCGGCTCAATCGCCAGCGAGATCACCGGATCCGGGAACTCCATGCGCTCAAGCGTAATGACGGCGTTCGGATCGGTGAGCGTGTCACCGGTGGTCACGTCCTTCAGCCCCACGCAGGCCGCGATATCGCCCGCGCGCAGTTCGTCCACCTCATGGCGATCGTTGGCATGCATCAGCACGATGCGCCCGATGCGCTCTTTCTTCTCTTTCACCGGGTTATAGACCGCGTCGCCTTTGCGCAGCACGCCAGAGTAGACCCGGATAAAGGTCAGCTGCCCGACGTACGGGTCGCTCATCAGCTTGAACGCCAGCGCCGAGAACGGCTCATCATCACTCGGATGACGCTCCGCGTGCTGCCCTTTTTCATCCACGCCGTCAATGGCTGGCACGTCAAGCGGCGACGGCATCAGCTCAATCACCGCATCCAGCATGCGCTGCACGCCTTTGTTTTTAAAGGCGCTGCCGCACAGCATCGGCTGGATTTCGCCCGAGATAGTGCGAATGCGCAGCCCCTGGATAATTTCCGCCTCCGTCAGGTCGCCCGTTTCCAGGTATTTGTCCATCAGTTCATCGCTGGCTTCCGCCGCCGCGGAGACCATTTTTTCCCGCCACTCCTGGGCGGTACTGACTAAATCGTCCGGCACGGGGGCATAGGTAAACACCATACCCTGCGTCGCATCGTCCCACAGAATGGTGCGCATCTTGATGAGATCCACCACGCCGGTGAAATGATCTTCGGCACCCACCGGGATGACAATCGGCACCGGATTGGCCTTCAGGCGCTCCTGCATCATCCGCACGACGCGGAAGAAATCGGCACCCGGACGGTCCATTTTGTTGACGAAGGCCAGACGCGGTACGTGATATTTATTGGCCTGACGCCAGACGGTTTCCGACTGCGGCTGCACGCCACCCACGGAGTCATACACCATCACCGCGCCGTCGAGCACGCGCATGGAACGCTCCACCTCGATGGTGAAGTCCACGTGCCCCGGGGTGTCGATGATGTTGATCCGGTGCGGCTCAAAGCCTCTGTCCATGCCTGGCCAGAAGCAGCTGACCGCCGCGGACGTAATGGTGATCCCGCGCTCTTGCTCCTGCGCCATCCAGTCGGTGGTTGCCGCGCCATCGTGTACTTCACCTAACTTGTGGCTCATCCCGGTATAAAACAGGATGCGCTCAGTGGTGGTGGTTTTACCGGCATCGATATGCGCGGAGATACCGATGTTGCGATAACGTTCGAGAGGAATGGGTCGGGGCATGATATTTCCTTAGTCACTATGACGTGTTTGTGACGACCGGGATGGTCGTGCATTGGTTCGTTTGCTATAATAGTCCTATTGTACGAGTATTATCGAACTATTTTTTAAGGGTTGACCTATTGTTGATATAGCTCAATCTGACATCACGCGCAGGAAAACGATGATCCCTAACCACCCTGAAACTGAACAAATACTGCTGGAAAATGTGCTGTTTGCCCTCGGCAACCCGCTCCGGCTATCGATTATTCGCCGGCTCGCCGACGGCAGCGAACTCAGCTGTAACGCGCTGCGCCCGGAAGATGTGGTGAAGTCCACGATGACCCACCACTGGCGCGTGTTGCGCGACAGTGGGGTCATCTGGCAGCGTCCGCAGGGACGAGAAAATATGATTTCACTGCGTCGGGAGGATCTGGATGCCCGTTTTCCCGGGCTGATGGAAATACTGCTAAAGGTCAAAAGCGCTGCCGGAAACTAGCTCCAGCAGCCTTTTGCGTGGCGTTTTAGTGCTGCATGCCCGACTGCTGCGAGAATTCATCGTCGGTTAAGCCAGCCCGAGGGGGCGCGGAGATTTTTTTACGGGCATATCTGTCCGGCACGCCCTCAGGACGCGTCTTGAAACGACGGTGCAGCCACATATACTGCTCCGGCGCCATCAGCACCGCGCGCTCGATCGCCCGGTTCATCTGGGTTGCAACAGACTCTTTATCCGCACCCTGCAATGACGCGCTGATATCTTCAAGAATAATCAGCTCGTACCCTGTACCGTCCTCTCTGCGGCGTGGCACAAACGGAATAACCGCAGGCTTAGCGCTTTTGACCAGCATATAGCTGCCCGCCGTCGTGGCGGCATCCGGGACGGCGAAGAATGGCGCAAACACGCTGTTGGCTTTGCCATAGTCATGATCCGGCGCGTACCAGAGAATTTCATTCTGCTTCAGGGCACGGATCATGCCTTTTAAATCATGACGATCCAGCATGGTTTTATTCGAACGCAGACGACCGCGCGTTTGTAGCCAGTCCAGGAGCGCATTATTGTTGGGACGATAAACCCCAATACCGGGGTTAAGCATGCCAAATATCCGCGCGCCCAGCTCAAGCGTCAGAAAATGCATGCCAACCAGCACCACGCCCTTTCCCTGCGCCCTGGCCTGCTCCATATGTTCGTAACCGCGCACGGTAAAGCATTTACGCACCCGCCATTCAGGCCAGAACCACGCCATGCCGGTTTCGATAACCCCCATTCCCACGGATTCAAAATTTCGCTGCAGCAAAGATTCACGCGCTTGTGCTTCCATCTGCGGGAAGCACAGTTCCAGATTACGGCGGGCAATCTCGACACGGCGCGGTAGAAGGCGCATGGCTAAACGGCCCAGAGCGTGTCCGAGTCTGAACAACAGCGGGTAAGGCAGCAGCATGATAAGCCACAGGGCGGCGATGCCTGTCCAGCTTAGCCAGTATCGCGGGTGGAAAAAAGCAGGTGAAAACCGGGGTAATTTTGTCATGAGAAAATTATCCTTTAATGTGACTGTCCTTAATTGATTCTGTTGTCGATCTTTCCTAAGGATTGATTAAATGTCGGTCATGAACGTTAAGTGTAACGGATCAGATAAAACTTAGTTTTATCGTTTTTTGCGAAAAGAAGGCGTAAGCGGCAGGAGAAACCGGGTAAGACGATGACCTCACCCGGCGAAAGATTACATTGAATACCCGGGCTTTTTAATCAACTCGTCCAGCTTCGGTCCGATTTCGGTATCCCAGACCTGTGCCTTCCAGTCTTCCGGGTTTACCTGGTTCAACGCCACCGATACTGAACCGTCTTTGCTGTTGAAATGGCGAATTATCACCTCGGCGATATCTGCCGCCAGCGCGTTTTTTTGCTCGTCGTTAAGATCGCGGGGAAAACATTTGATATCTACGTGTGGCATATGCAGGCTTCCTGTTATGTGTGAGCAATCCACGTTATCAGATAATGTTGTTTGCCTTTAACACCTTGTGCAGTTCCGGCAGCTGACACACGGTATCCGCAATCGCCGTAAGCTTCGGCGTATTTGTCGCAAACCACTCATGGCGAGGCCCCCAGGTGCGCGCCACCGCAATATACACATCCAGCAGCGTCAGCCGTTCACCCAGCGCAAACGGCGCGGCCTTAAGCTGATTTTCAAACCACAGATAGAGGGATTTCCGGTACTCAATGCAGTTTTTCTGCAGCTGTTCCGGCGCATCAGGCACCCAGCGTTCGGGATAATCGGCATAGGTAAAGGTGGGATAGACGTTCGCCACAAACCAGATAAGCAGACGCTGAAACTGCTGACGCTCGGCCTGCCCCACGGGCGGGGCGAGATCGGGACAACGGTCGAGCACCATCAGAGCAATCGCCGCCGTTTCGGTCATGATGGCGCCATTTTCCAGCTCCAGCGTGGGCACCTGGCACAGCGGGTTGAGTTTTTGCAGCAGTTCACGCTGCGGGCCGGGCTGGTCAAACCCGTCAACGTTCACAAATTGATAAGGGATATCAGCCAGGGTCAGCATCACTTCACTGATTGCCGAGCCCCAGCCGGGTACGCCATAGAGTTTCATCATGTTGCCCCCTCAGGAGTGAAAATCCTAAGTGTAGAGCACCATTAGTAGGTTATCCCAGGCGGGTTGACCTCCGATTGCGCCACCGCTTCGCCCTGTTCGCCCCAGCGCGCCAGCACTTTCTGGTACTCTCCGCGCTCAATCGCCCCGTTCAGCGCGGCCTGCAGCGCGTACACCAGCCCATTGCCTTTTTTGGTCGTGGTGGCGACATAAGCTTTTTTCGGACCTAAACCGACCACGCGGGTTTTGCCGGTGAGCGCCGCTTTGTAAGCTGAAACCGACTGAGGGCCAAAGAACACGTCCGCCCTGCCGGACTGGATATAGAGATTGCCCGAGGCATCGTCGTGGAGATAGACCGGCAGCGCAGGCGCTCGCCCCGCCTTTTTATTCTCTTCGTTCCAGCCCAGCAGGATGCGCTCCTGATTGGTGCCCGAGCCGACAATCACCTTTTTTCCGGCCAGATCTTCCGCGCTTTTGATTGATTGAATCTCGCTGGTGGACTTCACTGAAAACGCCAACGAATCGACGCGGTAGGTCGCAAAATCAAACTTCTCTTTACGCTGTTCGGTCACCGCAATGTTCACCAGCGCCACGTCGTAGCGCCCGGAAGCGATGCCCAGCGGCCAGTCTTCCCACGCCGTTGGCACCAGCTTTAGCTTCAGCCCCAGGCTGCCCGCCAGCAGGCGGGCGATATCCGGGTCGCTGCCAATCCGCGTGCGGTTATCGCTGGCCAGCAGCGCCAGCGGCGGGGAGTTCAGCATCGAGACGGCGACCGTCAGCGTACCCGGCTCAACGAATTTATAACCGGCGGGGATCTTCGCCACGGCCTGCCGATCCACCGTCACCGGCAGCGGCTGCTCGTTGGCTTTCAGATCGATGCTGGCGTGGCTTGCCGTTGTGAAGACCAGCCCCGCCAGAAGTCCGTATTTCATCTGCGCTCCTTACAGCACTTTTGACAGGAACTGGCGCGTTCGCGCATGCGACGGACGGTTCAATACCGCGTCGCTGCTGCCCTGCTCCACGATTTTCCCGTCGACCATAAACACCACCTGATCCGCCACCTCGCGGGCAAAGCCGATCTCGTGGGTGACCACCACCAGCGTAGTGCCGGACCGGGCCAGTTTTTTGATCACGTCCAGCACCTCTCCCACCAGCTCCGGATCCAGCGCCGAGGTAGGTTCATCAAACAGCATCACGCGGGGGCGTAACGCCAGCGCGCGGGCAATCGCAATGCGCTGCTGCTGCCCGCCGGAGAGATGGCGAGACCAGGCATCGGCTTTATCCCGTAGCCCAACCACGTCCAGCAGGCTGTACGCTCTTTCCACCGCCTCTTTTTTGCTGAGCTTCTTATGCGCGATGGGCGCCTCAATCAGGTTTTCCAGCACCGTAAGGTGAGGAAAGAGATTGAAGTTCTGAAACACATAGCCCACGTTGACGCGCTGCTTGAGGATCTCTTTCTCCTTCAGCTCATAGAGCTTGTCGCCCTGACGACGGTAGCCAATGTAGTCCCCGTCGATCTGAATAAAGCCTTCGTCGACGCGCTCCAGATGGTTAATGGTGCGCAGCAGCGTCGATTTGCCCGAGCCTGAGGGCCCGAGAATGACCGTCACGGAACCGGGCGGGATCTCAAGCGAAACGTTGTCGAGCGCCTTATGGCGACCAAAATACTTGCTGACGCCGGTAATCGAGATATGTCCTTCAGGAGAGGCTTGCATGGATAGGCTCCTGTGATGGCGTGGTGGTGACGGAACGGGTGCGACGGGCGGCGCGGTTCTGATTAACCGCAGAGCGGCGTTCGCTGCGGGCGAGTGCGCGTTCAACACCGTACTGAATAGCGGACAAGACGGTGGTAATCACCAGGTACCACGCGGCACCGACCATCAGCAACGGGATCACCTCCTGCGTGCGGTTGTAGATCATCTGGATGGTATAGAACAGCTCCGGCATTGCCAGGACATAGACCATCGCCGTCCCCTTGGCGAGGCTGATAATTTCATTGAACCCGGACGGCAGAATGGTACGCAGCGCCTGAGGCAAAATGATGCGCACCGTACGTCGCCAGGCCGGCAGGCCAAGCGCGGCGGCCGCTTCATACTGGCCGTGATCCACCCCGAGGAAACCCCCGCGAATAATCTCTGCGGTGTAGGCGCTCTGCACCAGCGTCAGCCCCACCACGGCGGTGGAGAACTGCCCGAGCACGTTAATGGTCTCAAAACTGCCCCAGCTAATGCTGGTGAACGGCACGCCGAGGGAGAGCGTGTCGTAGAGATAGGAAAAGTTGTAGAGAATGATCAGCACCACGATCAGCGGCAGCGAGCGAAACAGCCAGATATAGCCCCACGCCAGGCTGCTCAGCAGCCATGACGAGGAGAGTCTCGCCAGCGCCAGCATGCCGCCCAACACCACGCTCAGCGCGGTACCGATCAGGGTAAGCAGCAGAGTCTGCCCTACGCCTTCGAGAATAACCGGGTCGAAGAACCAGCGGGCAAACACCGCCCACTCCCAGCGCGGGTTGAAAGCGACGGACTGGATCACGATCGCCAGGACAAACAGCGCCACCGCGGCGCCGACGGTCCGCAGCGGATAACGCGCCGGGACCACCTTAATGGTTTCAACGTTGCTCATCGTCATTCCTCATGCGGTTTTACTGAACGCTTCGCGTACCAGCGTTTTAGTGAAGCGCAGCCGACCATCAAACGGCGGCTGGCTGTACTCTTCCGGATCCCGGTTCAGATCAAACTGTGGCTGGTAGCCCTGGCTGAGATAGAGCCTGACCGCTTCCGGCTGGCGAAAACCGGTTGTCAGGTAGATCTGGCTGTAACCTGCCAGCACCGCCCTGCGCTCCAGCTCCTGCACTACGCGTCCGGCAAGCCCCTGCTGACGCAGGGTTTTGTCCGTCCAGATGCGCTTGATTTCCGCGGTGCGTTCGTCGAAGGGTTTGTACGCACCGGTGGCGATGATTTTTCCGTCACGCTCCAGGACGATAAACAGCCCCTGCGGCGCTAAATACCACTCGGTGAGTTCCACTTCCGCGTCTTTAGAGAAGTAGTCACCGTAGCGGGCGGCATATTCACCGAACAGCCCCTCGATAATGGGCTGAAGTTCGGCATCTTCCGGTGAAACGTCACGAAATTGTTCACGCATAGCGCCTCCTTAATCACCCAGGCCATCAGGATTCACTTCTGACTGCGGAATACGCTCAACGCCTTCCCCCCAGCGGTTCAGCACTTTGTCGTAATCGCCGTTTTTGATGACGCCGTTCAGCGCGGTTTGCACCGGCTCAACCAGCCCGCTGCCTTTCTTCAGCGTCACCGCAATGTGCGCCGCCTTCGGCCAGCCGCCGTCGACGCTACCCACCAGTTTGGTTTTCCCGTTCAGCGCCGCCTTCCATGCGCCAATCACGTTCGGGCCAAAGTAGGCATCCGCGCGCCCGGACTGGAGCGCCAGCGTTTGCGCCGCATCGTCTTTAGTGTAGATCGGCGTAAACGGTTTCAGCCCCTTCTTCAGGTTTTCAGCATTCCATGCCAGCAGGATGGCCTCCTGGTTGGTGCCGGAGCCGACGATAATCCGCAGCCCGGCGATGTCCTCAGCCTTCTGAAGCGATTCGATCGGGCTGGTCGATTTCACGTAGAAGCCGAGGGAGTCCTTACGGTAGGTAGCGAAATCAAACTTCTCTTTGCGCGCTTTGGTAACGGTAATGTTGCTGATGGCGGCATCGTATTTTCCGGACGCCACACCCAGCGGCCAGTCTTCCCACGACGTTGGCACCACGTTCAATTCAAGCCCGAGGCTGTCGGCCACCAGACGGGCGACGTCAACTTCACTCCCGAGCAGCGTTTTGTTGTCGTCGGAAAATACCGTCAGCGGCGGTTGATTGAGGCCCGCCACCGCCACGGTAAATTTCCCCGGCACGGCGAAGCGATAATCTTTCGGCAGCTGCGCCACTGCATCGCTGTTTTTGGCGGTATTGATCGGCGTTTTATTGGCCTCGATGCTCACGCCGGTGCCGTTAATGTTCACATTCTCTGCCCAGACGGCAGGGGTAAAGGCCAGCGCGAGCGCCAGAATAAGCGATGTTTTTTGCATAGCGGAGTTCTCTTTTATTGTTGTGTGAACTGGTTTTTCGGTTGGTCTAAGCCAAGGCTTTCGCGCAGCGTGGTTCCCGGGTAGTCGGTGCGGAACAGGCCGCGGGCCTGTAAAACGGGCACCACCTGGTCAACAAAGCGCGGAAAGGTATCCGGCGTACCGCCCTGGATGATGAAGCCGTCTGCGGCATAGCCTTCAAACCAGGCCTGCAGACCGTCGGCGACCTCCTCCGGCGTGCCGGAAAAGCGCGGGCGCGGCGATGCGGCCTCAAGCGCCACCTGGCGCAGGGTTAAGTTGCGCTCGCGGGCATTTCGCTTAATTTCATCGGTGGTGCTGCGGAAGCTGTTTTTGCCTAAGTCACCGATATCCGGGAACGGCTCGTCGAGCGGATACTGGCTGAAATCGTGATGTTCAAAATAACGCCCGAGGTAATTGAGGGCATCGGTAACCGACACCAGCGCCGCCGTGGTTTGATACTGGTTTTCTACGTCATCGGCGTCTTTACCGACAATCACGCTGACGCCCTGGAAGATATGTAAATCTGACGCGCGGCGGCCGTTTGTTTCCAGCTGCTGCTTCACGTCGCGGTAAAACGCTTTTGCCTCGTCGAGCGTTTCGTGATGAGTGAAAATGGCGTCGGCATGTTTTGCCGCCAGCTTTTTCCCGTCGTCCGACGCGCCCGCCTGAAAAACAATCGGACGCCCTTGCGGGGTGCGACCAATATTCAGCGGACCGGCGACCTGGAAGAAGTCACCGTGGTGATCGAGCGTATGCAGCCTGGCCGGGTCAAAAAACTGACCGTTCTCTTTGTTGCGGATAAACGCGTCGCCTTCCCAGGAGTCCCACAGCCCTTTCACCACGTCGAGATACTCATCCGCAATGCGATAGCGCAGCGCATGCTCGGGGTGTTTTTCGCGCGAGAAGTTCTTTGCCGACCCTTCCAGCGGCGAAGTCACCACGTTCCAGCCCGCACGTCCGTTGCTCAGATGATCGAGGCTGGCGAACTGGCGCGCTGTGGTAAAGGGTTCGCTGTAGGAGGTGGATAATGTTCCCACCAGCCCCAGCCGCGTGGTGATGCTTGCCAGCGCGGATAATACCGTTAACGGCTCAAAGCGGTTTAAAAAATGCGGAATGGATTTCTCATTTATATAAAGACCGTCGGCAACGAATAAAAAATCGAGTTTGCCCTCCTCCGCTTTTAACGCCGTCTCTTTTACAAATTCAAAATTAATGCTGGCATCCGCGACCGCCGCCGGATGACGCCAGGCGGACATATTGCCCGATGCACCATGCAAAATGGTCCCAAGCCGCAGTTGACGATTTGCAGACATATTTACCTCTCCAGAATTAAACGTGTTGCAGGGCTTTTTCCGCCAGCTGTGCAAAATAGCGGGCTGCGGGCTCAATCAGGGCTTCGTCAGGATTAAACGCCGGGTGATGTAAACCATACGGGCTGTTGCTGCCGATGCTGACAAACGCGCCGGGAACAGACTGCAGGTAGACCGCAAAATCTTCCCCGCCCATATGCAGTTCCGCGTGCCGGGTTTCATAACCGGCCTCACGCGCGACCGAGGTGGCGAAGTCGGCCCAGCGCTCGTCGTTCACCAGCGCGGTGGGCCCGGCATACCAGGTGATGTCGATCTGCGCGCTGAAGGCGCTGGCAAACCCGGCGGCGATTTCGCCCACGCGGGCCTTCACGTTCTGCTGCACCTCCGTGCGGTGGGTGCGAAGCGTGCCCTCCAGCTCGACGCTTTCGGGCAGCACGTTCCAGGTGTTACCCCCTGCGATGCGCGTCACGCTCAGCACCACCGAATCCAGCGTGTTGACGTTGCGGCTGGCGACGCTTTGCAGCGCCGTCACCAGCTGGCTCGCCAGCACAATGGCGTCGTTGCCTTCGTGCGGGCGGGCCGCATGTGCGCCCTTGCCGGTGATGCGGATCACGAAGCGATCGACGTTGGCATAAAACGGTCCGCCGCGGGTGGCGAACTCACCGACCGGCAGGCCGGGCTCGTTGTGCATGCCGAAAATGGCGCTGACGTCACGCAGGGCACCGGCACGCACCATGCTCTTCGCACCGCCAAAGTTCTCTTCGGCAGGTTGAAACAGGATACGCACCCGGCCGTTAAGTGAGGCTTCCCGCTCTTTGAGCTTTAACGCGGCGCCGAGGATCACGCTGGTGTGGATATCGTGTCCGCAGGCGTGCATCACGCCTGCATGCTGCGAGCTAAACGGCACGCCGCTGCGCTCTTCAATTGGCAGGGCATCAATGTCTGCCCGCAGCGCAATCAGCTTGCTACCGGTTCCAATTTCCGCCACCAGCCCGGTCGGCAGATCGTAAGGCTGTGGGGGAATACCGGCATTCGTCAGCCACTGGCGCAGGCGCGCGGTGGTCTCCACTTCCTGGCCGGACAGCTCCGGGTTCCGGTGCAGCTCACGACGCCAGGCAATCAGTTGTTCGCCGAAGCTCATACGGTGACCTCCCTGTTAAGACGCGCCTCAGCCAGCAGACGCAGAGACGCGACGCGCGTTGCCCCCTCCGCGACCGGCGTGTCGATGATAAATTCGTCAATGCCCCACTGTTCGTGCAGCGCGTTAAGCTGTTCCAGCACCGACTCAGCCGTGCCCGCCAGCAGCGACTGGGCCCGACGGGCAATGCGCACCGGCTCGCTCCCCGCCTGACGGGCAAAGGCGTAGGCCTGCTCCTCGCTGGCGACGGTTACGCGCTGGCCGTTTGCCAGCTCAACGCCCCACACTTCGACCTTCTGCGCCAGCGCGTCCGCTTCGGCCTGGGTCGGCGCGACAATCGCCTGCACCGCCACAATCACCTCCCGCGCGCTGTTCTTCCGCCAGATCGATACCACCTCGCGCAGCAGCTCCGGATCGCCGTTCAGGTGCGCGGCAAAGACGAAGTGCCAGTCGAGCGATGCGGCGAGCAGCGCGCTTTCGGTGCTGGCCCCCAGCAGGAAACCTTGTGCAGGGACCGGCGGCAACGGCGTGGCGCGAACGGCCTCTTCCGCCGACTGGTTTTCAGGGCGGATCCAGCGATCGAGCTGGGTCAGCTGTTCGGCAAAGCTGCCTTTTTCCTGTGGATGCAAGCCAGGCTGCAGCGCGCGGGTCGAGAGCGGTAGCCCACCGGGGGCTTTCCCGACGCCCAGATCCACGCGACCCGGCGCCAGCGCGGCCAGCACGTTGAAGTTCTCGGCGACTTTATAAGGGCTGTAGTGTTGAAGCATTACGCCGCCGGATCCGACGCGAATGCGCTTGGTTTGCCCGAGGATCCAGGCAATCAGCAGCTCCGGCGAAGGGCTAGCAAGATGGGGAGTGTTGTGGTGTTCGGCAATCCAGAAGCGGTGATAGCCCAGATTTTCTGCCTGTTGCGCCAGCGCTAACGTCCGCGCCAGCGCATCGGCAGCCGTTTCATTTTCAGCGATGGGGCTTTTATCCAGAATGCTGATTCGCCATGACATGTTGCGTTCTCGTTTGACTTAACATGTCGACATTATTAAAGGCGTATTTCACCACTGAGAAACAATTAATTTACATTTGGTTTGCCGGAAATCAGATATATAAAACCCTACTAAGAATAAGATTTTAAGGCGGCAATCAGCGTTTCCGCCTGCCCGCGGCGGGTAATATGGACGAAGCGGATATGCCCATATTGCGGGTTTTGCAGATCGGCTTCATAACGCGTGCGGTTGTTACGCCACGTTTTCATCGTCCAGATGAGAATCGACTCTTTACTGAAGAACGCGCGCCGGAAACTCTCTTTGTTCCCGGTTCCGGGCCAAAGCTCGTGTTTATGCCAGGCCCGTTTGATTGCCCTGTTGACGGCCTGCCAGAGGGTGCGGACAAACCCATAATCCACCCACACGACAACGTCTACATTACGCCATTTAACGGGCCGCGTGCGGTTATAGTTGCCGTCGAGTACCCAGTCTGGCGACGCCTGTAGCACCTGCTCAAGCTTTTCCTGAAACTCATCGTCCGGCGTTCCCTGCCATTCGGGTCGCCAGTAGAGTCTGTCCATCTCGATATAGGGAATAGCCAGTTCGGTCGCAATCTGCTTCGCCAGCGTGCTTTT harbors:
- a CDS encoding flavin reductase family protein, whose amino-acid sequence is MSHFRPVELRHASRLLNHGPTVLITSRDETLDRRNVMAAAWSMPVEFEPPRIAIVVDKSTWSRELIEHSGKFGIVIPGVAAANWTYAVGSVSGRDEDKFNCYGIPVVNGPELGLPVIEEKCLAWMECRLLPVTSAAEKYDTLFGEVVSAAADERAFVAGRWQFDGDKLNTLHHLGAGTFVASGKMVKALD
- a CDS encoding DUF3828 domain-containing protein, with the translated sequence MTWNKDGAISYAKSHAQPKSTGYCAHYVFFLLALSPLAVAESANAPGLAALKFNQWYMAQLNEDKPPVLNPDIMNEYVASGTINAIKEMYSGESNEKDMPDTDMFIKSQDWDEDWNQITILHSDFDAVCTTVYIAFGKKQDHVVADCLIEEQGKWKVRSATLIK
- the fusA gene encoding elongation factor G, whose product is MPRPIPLERYRNIGISAHIDAGKTTTTERILFYTGMSHKLGEVHDGAATTDWMAQEQERGITITSAAVSCFWPGMDRGFEPHRINIIDTPGHVDFTIEVERSMRVLDGAVMVYDSVGGVQPQSETVWRQANKYHVPRLAFVNKMDRPGADFFRVVRMMQERLKANPVPIVIPVGAEDHFTGVVDLIKMRTILWDDATQGMVFTYAPVPDDLVSTAQEWREKMVSAAAEASDELMDKYLETGDLTEAEIIQGLRIRTISGEIQPMLCGSAFKNKGVQRMLDAVIELMPSPLDVPAIDGVDEKGQHAERHPSDDEPFSALAFKLMSDPYVGQLTFIRVYSGVLRKGDAVYNPVKEKKERIGRIVLMHANDRHEVDELRAGDIAACVGLKDVTTGDTLTDPNAVITLERMEFPDPVISLAIEPKTKGDQEKMGIALQRLAAEDPSFRLHTDEESGQTIISGMGELHLEIIVDRMKREFGVEANIGRPQVTYRETLRKAVKDIEGKFVRQSGGKGQYGHVVLSLEPLEPGSGFVFEDATKGGVVPREYIPSVEKGLREAMNSGVLAGYPVVDVKATLTFGSYHDVDSSEMAFRMAAILGFKEGARRADPVILEPIMHVEVETPEEYAGNIMGDLSSRRGMVQGMAEQYGSQIIRADVPLAEMFGYATTLRSMSQGRATYTMEFHHFAEAPRNVADEIIARRAK
- a CDS encoding ArsR/SmtB family transcription factor; translated protein: MIPNHPETEQILLENVLFALGNPLRLSIIRRLADGSELSCNALRPEDVVKSTMTHHWRVLRDSGVIWQRPQGRENMISLRREDLDARFPGLMEILLKVKSAAGN
- a CDS encoding Kdo(2)-lipid IV(A) acyltransferase — its product is MTKLPRFSPAFFHPRYWLSWTGIAALWLIMLLPYPLLFRLGHALGRLAMRLLPRRVEIARRNLELCFPQMEAQARESLLQRNFESVGMGVIETGMAWFWPEWRVRKCFTVRGYEHMEQARAQGKGVVLVGMHFLTLELGARIFGMLNPGIGVYRPNNNALLDWLQTRGRLRSNKTMLDRHDLKGMIRALKQNEILWYAPDHDYGKANSVFAPFFAVPDAATTAGSYMLVKSAKPAVIPFVPRRREDGTGYELIILEDISASLQGADKESVATQMNRAIERAVLMAPEQYMWLHRRFKTRPEGVPDRYARKKISAPPRAGLTDDEFSQQSGMQH
- the pptA gene encoding tautomerase PptA; its protein translation is MPHVDIKCFPRDLNDEQKNALAADIAEVIIRHFNSKDGSVSVALNQVNPEDWKAQVWDTEIGPKLDELIKKPGYSM
- a CDS encoding glutathione S-transferase family protein → MMKLYGVPGWGSAISEVMLTLADIPYQFVNVDGFDQPGPQRELLQKLNPLCQVPTLELENGAIMTETAAIALMVLDRCPDLAPPVGQAERQQFQRLLIWFVANVYPTFTYADYPERWVPDAPEQLQKNCIEYRKSLYLWFENQLKAAPFALGERLTLLDVYIAVARTWGPRHEWFATNTPKLTAIADTVCQLPELHKVLKANNII